A genomic segment from Heptranchias perlo isolate sHepPer1 chromosome 18, sHepPer1.hap1, whole genome shotgun sequence encodes:
- the LOC137335029 gene encoding baculoviral IAP repeat-containing protein 5.1-like isoform X1 — protein MVDHCSQLLDYKLMYSYKKRLATFRNWPFTENCQCTPEKMAKAGFLHCPTENEPDIAACFFCLKELESWEPDDNPWMEHQRHSPACAFLALKTDAFDLTVEEFFRLEMERLKLYMKKVASEQVSVYRESVKAARVKVLENVTNPKISAAQMK, from the exons ATGGTTGACCATTGCAGCCAGTTGTTGGACTATAAGTTAATGTATTCCTACAAGAAGCGGCTGGCCACTTTCAGAAACTGGCCATTTACTGAGAACTGTCAATGTACGCCCGAaaag ATGGCTAAGGCTGGGTTCCTGCATTGCCCGACTGAGAATGAACCAGATATCGCCGCCTGCTTTTTCTGTCTGAAGGAGCTGGAGAGCTGGGAACCTGATGATAATCCCTG GATGGAACATCAACGTCACTCTCCAGCTTGTGCGTTCCTTGCATTGAAAACAGATGCATTTGATCTGACTGTGGAAGAGTTCTTTAGACTGGAAATGGAGCGGCTGAAGTTGTACATG AAGAAAGTTGCTTCAGAGCAAGTGAGTGTGTATCGAGAATCGGTTAAAGCTGCAAGAGTGAAGGTTCTAGAAAACGTCACCAACCCGAAGATTAGTGCTGCTCAGATGAAGTGA
- the LOC137335029 gene encoding baculoviral IAP repeat-containing protein 5.1-like isoform X2: MVDHCSQLLDYKLMYSYKKRLATFRNWPFTENCQCTPEKMAKAGFLHCPTENEPDIAACFFCLKELESWEPDDNPWMEHQRHSPACAFLALKTDAFDLTVEEFFRLEMERLKLYMVIRKLLQSK; the protein is encoded by the exons ATGGTTGACCATTGCAGCCAGTTGTTGGACTATAAGTTAATGTATTCCTACAAGAAGCGGCTGGCCACTTTCAGAAACTGGCCATTTACTGAGAACTGTCAATGTACGCCCGAaaag ATGGCTAAGGCTGGGTTCCTGCATTGCCCGACTGAGAATGAACCAGATATCGCCGCCTGCTTTTTCTGTCTGAAGGAGCTGGAGAGCTGGGAACCTGATGATAATCCCTG GATGGAACATCAACGTCACTCTCCAGCTTGTGCGTTCCTTGCATTGAAAACAGATGCATTTGATCTGACTGTGGAAGAGTTCTTTAGACTGGAAATGGAGCGGCTGAAGTTGTACATGGTGAT AAGAAAGTTGCTTCAGAGCAAGTGA